Proteins encoded by one window of Rutidosis leptorrhynchoides isolate AG116_Rl617_1_P2 chromosome 7, CSIRO_AGI_Rlap_v1, whole genome shotgun sequence:
- the LOC139858865 gene encoding calmodulin-binding transcription activator 6-like isoform X2 encodes MEATVQSQLVGSEIHGFKTMQDLDVPTMFEEAKTRWLRPNEIHAILCNHKYFNILVKPLNLPKSGTIVLFDRKMLRNFRRDGHNWKKKKDGKTVKEAHEHLKVGNDERIHVYYAHGYDQSTFVRRCYWLLDKKLEHIVLVHYRDTQELQGSPTIESNSSSDPPTSWNLSEDNDVVDQIYYAEPNETIINHEMRLREINTLEWDELVVPADSNKLIITEGGNMSNVDQDDQYGLNGFVDNNISTFEHILSADGQSANFQLDPKLVNTSNGILDDGLKSQDSFGRWMNYTMTEYPVIVDPVSTPEPLVSATSGYNNQLQKMFTITEVSPSWASTSEDTKILIVGLFHEDHLHLANSKLYCVCGEISVPVEVVQSGVFRCYVSPRTPGIVDLFISDDGLKPISQLISFEYRAPPVQSLTISSEEKSEWEDFHIKMRLVHLLFSTSRSLNILSSKVPPKTLKEAKIFAHKTRSIVDSWGFLINSVTEKKISFSRAKTSLLELTIQNRLLEWLLERILEGNKIPDRDDEGQGVIHLCAILDYTWAIFPYSWSGLSIDFRDKFGWTALHWAAHNGKQRCVASLLSAGANPNLVTDPTSENPAGCTPADLASKSGYEGLAAFLAEKALLAHFEAMTLAGNVSSSLQCTIPTDDHSAANGPGTNVTEEEQYLKDTLAAYRRAADAAARIQAAFREQSFKMKAKAVEFANAEDEARCLIAAMKIQHAYRKHETKKQMKAAVHIQHRFRTWKIRKDFLTKRRQVIKIQAYFRGFQVRRQYKKIIWSVGVLEKAIIRWRLRRKGLRGLQVAPNNDDNEENEKEEKVGEENFFHASRKQAEERVERSVIRVQAMFRSKKAQEEYRKMKIALNESSLEYEELFNPVTSME; translated from the exons ATGGAAGCTACCGTACAGTCACAACTTGTTGGTTCCGAGATTCACGGTTTTAAAACTATGCAAG ATTTGGATGTGCCCACCATGTTTGAGGAAGCCAAGACAAGATGGCTCCGGCCCAATGAAATCCATGCAATACTTTGTAACCACAAGTATTTCAACATTCTCGTGAAACCATTGAATCTACCAAAAA GTGGCACCATCGTCCTATTTGATAGGAAGATGCTTAGAAATTTCCGGAGAGATGGCCATAACTGGAAAAAGAAAAAAGATGGGAAAACTGTCAAAGAAGCTCATGAACACTTGaaa GTTGGTAATGACGAAAGGATTCATGTATATTACGCACATGGTTATGATCAGTCAACCTTTGTTCGCAGATGTTACTGGCTTCTTGATAA GAAACTGGAACACATTGTTCTTGTTCATTATCGCGATACTCAGGAG TTGCAAGGTTCCCCAACTATTGAATCGAATTCTAGCTCCGACCCACCCACTTCATGGAATCTGTCGGAAGATAATGACGTGGTTGATCAGATTTATTATGCTG AGCCTAATGAGACGATAATAAATCATGAAATGAGACTTCGTGAAATCAACACGCTTGAATGGGATGAGCTTGTGGTCCCAGCTGATTCTAATAAGTTAATCATTACCGAAGGAG GAAACATGTCAAACGTTGATCAAGATGACCAATATGGACTAAATGGATTTGTAGACAAT AATATCTCCACCTTTGAGCACATATTATCAGCAGATGGTCAATCTGCAAATTTTCAGTTGGACCCGAAACTTGTAAATACAAGCAATGGTATTTTAGATGATGGATTGAAAAGTCAAGATAGTTTCGGAAGATGGATGAACTACACCATGACTGAATATCCTGTAATAGTGGATCCAGTTTCGACACCAGAACCCTTGGTTTCAGCTACAAGTGGTTATAATAATCAGTTGCAGAAAATGTTCACTATAACAGAAGTATCACCTTCATGGGCTTCTACAAGTGAAGATACAAAG ATATTAATTGTTGGACTTTTTCATGAAGACCATCTACACTTAGCAAACTCCAAATTATATTGTGTGTGTGGAGAAATTTCTGTTCCTGTTGAAGTCGTCCAATCTGGTGTATTTCGGTGTTACGTTTCTCCTCGGACCCCAGGAATAGTCGACCTTTTCATCAGTGATGATGGTCTGAAACCTATAAGTCAACTTATTTCATTTGAATACCGTGCTCCTCCCGTACAAAGTTTAACAATTTCCTCAGAAGAAAAGTCCGAATGGGAAGATTTCCACATTAAGATGAGATTGGTGCATTTGCTTTTTTCGACATCTAGAAGCCTCAATATCTTATCTAGCAAAGTACCACCAAAAACCTTGAAAGAAGCCAAAATATTTGCTCACAAAACTCGATCAATTGTTGATAGTTGGGGATTTTTGATAAATTCTGTTACCGAAAAAAAGATATCTTTCTCACGAGCCAAAACGAGCTTACTGGAGCTCACTATACAGAACAGGCTACTTGAATGGCTGTTGGAAAGAATATTAGAGGGAAATAAGATCCCTGATCGTGATGATGAAGGTCAAGGCGTAATTCATTTGTGTGCTATCTTAGATTACACCTGGGCGATATTTCCGTATTCGTGGTCTGGTTTATCGATTGATTTTCGTGACAAATTTGGATGGACGGCTCTTCATTGGGCTGCTCACAATGGAAA GCAAAGATGCGTTGCATCTCTTCTATCTGCAGGGGCGAATCCGAATTTGGTGACGGATCCTACTTCAGAAAACCCTGCTGGATGCACTCCTGCTGACCTGGCATCCAAGAGTGGGTATGAGGGGTTAGCCGCTTTTCTGGCGGAAAAGGCATTATTAGCTCATTTTGAAGCCATGACATTAGCGGGAAATGTGAGTAGCTCGTTGCAGTGTACGATTCCGACTGATGATCATTCGGCCGCAAATGGCCCGGGTACTAACGTCACTGAAGAGGAGCAATATTTGAAGGATACACTGGCGGCGTATAGGCGGGCCGCTGATGCTGCCGCCCGTATACAGGCGGCATTCAGGGAACAATCATTCAAAATGAAAGCAAAGGCTGTTGAATTTGCGAATGCAGAAGATGAAGCACGATGTTTAATAGCGGCTATGAAGATTCAGCATGCTTATCGCAAACATGAAACTAAGAAGCAAATGAAAGCTGCTGTACATATACAACATAGGTTTCGTACATGGAAAATACGAAAAGATTTTCTAACTAAACGACGTCAAGTGAtcaaaattcaa GCATATTTTCGCGGTTTCCAAGTACGAAGGCAGTATAAGAAGATAATATGGTCAGTAGGAGTGTTAGAGAAGGCAATTATTCGTTGGCGTCTTAGACGAAAAGGCTTACGAGGTCTTCAAGTTGCTCCTAATAATGACGATAATGAGGAAAACGAGAAGGAAGAAAAAGTTGGTGAAGAGAACTTTTTCCATGCGAGTAGGAAACAAGCTGAAGAACGGGTTGAGAGATCCGTTATTCGGGTCCAAGCAATGTTTAGATCGAAAAAAGCTCAAGAAGAGTATAGAAAGATGAAGATCGCACTTAACGAATCATCT CTGGAGTATGAAGAGCTTTTTAATCCAGTTACTAGCATGGAATGA
- the LOC139858865 gene encoding calmodulin-binding transcription activator 6-like isoform X1 produces the protein MEATVQSQLVGSEIHGFKTMQDLDVPTMFEEAKTRWLRPNEIHAILCNHKYFNILVKPLNLPKSGTIVLFDRKMLRNFRRDGHNWKKKKDGKTVKEAHEHLKVGNDERIHVYYAHGYDQSTFVRRCYWLLDKKLEHIVLVHYRDTQELQGSPTIESNSSSDPPTSWNLSEDNDVVDQIYYAEPNETIINHEMRLREINTLEWDELVVPADSNKLIITEGGGNMSNVDQDDQYGLNGFVDNNISTFEHILSADGQSANFQLDPKLVNTSNGILDDGLKSQDSFGRWMNYTMTEYPVIVDPVSTPEPLVSATSGYNNQLQKMFTITEVSPSWASTSEDTKILIVGLFHEDHLHLANSKLYCVCGEISVPVEVVQSGVFRCYVSPRTPGIVDLFISDDGLKPISQLISFEYRAPPVQSLTISSEEKSEWEDFHIKMRLVHLLFSTSRSLNILSSKVPPKTLKEAKIFAHKTRSIVDSWGFLINSVTEKKISFSRAKTSLLELTIQNRLLEWLLERILEGNKIPDRDDEGQGVIHLCAILDYTWAIFPYSWSGLSIDFRDKFGWTALHWAAHNGKQRCVASLLSAGANPNLVTDPTSENPAGCTPADLASKSGYEGLAAFLAEKALLAHFEAMTLAGNVSSSLQCTIPTDDHSAANGPGTNVTEEEQYLKDTLAAYRRAADAAARIQAAFREQSFKMKAKAVEFANAEDEARCLIAAMKIQHAYRKHETKKQMKAAVHIQHRFRTWKIRKDFLTKRRQVIKIQAYFRGFQVRRQYKKIIWSVGVLEKAIIRWRLRRKGLRGLQVAPNNDDNEENEKEEKVGEENFFHASRKQAEERVERSVIRVQAMFRSKKAQEEYRKMKIALNESSLEYEELFNPVTSME, from the exons ATGGAAGCTACCGTACAGTCACAACTTGTTGGTTCCGAGATTCACGGTTTTAAAACTATGCAAG ATTTGGATGTGCCCACCATGTTTGAGGAAGCCAAGACAAGATGGCTCCGGCCCAATGAAATCCATGCAATACTTTGTAACCACAAGTATTTCAACATTCTCGTGAAACCATTGAATCTACCAAAAA GTGGCACCATCGTCCTATTTGATAGGAAGATGCTTAGAAATTTCCGGAGAGATGGCCATAACTGGAAAAAGAAAAAAGATGGGAAAACTGTCAAAGAAGCTCATGAACACTTGaaa GTTGGTAATGACGAAAGGATTCATGTATATTACGCACATGGTTATGATCAGTCAACCTTTGTTCGCAGATGTTACTGGCTTCTTGATAA GAAACTGGAACACATTGTTCTTGTTCATTATCGCGATACTCAGGAG TTGCAAGGTTCCCCAACTATTGAATCGAATTCTAGCTCCGACCCACCCACTTCATGGAATCTGTCGGAAGATAATGACGTGGTTGATCAGATTTATTATGCTG AGCCTAATGAGACGATAATAAATCATGAAATGAGACTTCGTGAAATCAACACGCTTGAATGGGATGAGCTTGTGGTCCCAGCTGATTCTAATAAGTTAATCATTACCGAAGGAGGTG GAAACATGTCAAACGTTGATCAAGATGACCAATATGGACTAAATGGATTTGTAGACAAT AATATCTCCACCTTTGAGCACATATTATCAGCAGATGGTCAATCTGCAAATTTTCAGTTGGACCCGAAACTTGTAAATACAAGCAATGGTATTTTAGATGATGGATTGAAAAGTCAAGATAGTTTCGGAAGATGGATGAACTACACCATGACTGAATATCCTGTAATAGTGGATCCAGTTTCGACACCAGAACCCTTGGTTTCAGCTACAAGTGGTTATAATAATCAGTTGCAGAAAATGTTCACTATAACAGAAGTATCACCTTCATGGGCTTCTACAAGTGAAGATACAAAG ATATTAATTGTTGGACTTTTTCATGAAGACCATCTACACTTAGCAAACTCCAAATTATATTGTGTGTGTGGAGAAATTTCTGTTCCTGTTGAAGTCGTCCAATCTGGTGTATTTCGGTGTTACGTTTCTCCTCGGACCCCAGGAATAGTCGACCTTTTCATCAGTGATGATGGTCTGAAACCTATAAGTCAACTTATTTCATTTGAATACCGTGCTCCTCCCGTACAAAGTTTAACAATTTCCTCAGAAGAAAAGTCCGAATGGGAAGATTTCCACATTAAGATGAGATTGGTGCATTTGCTTTTTTCGACATCTAGAAGCCTCAATATCTTATCTAGCAAAGTACCACCAAAAACCTTGAAAGAAGCCAAAATATTTGCTCACAAAACTCGATCAATTGTTGATAGTTGGGGATTTTTGATAAATTCTGTTACCGAAAAAAAGATATCTTTCTCACGAGCCAAAACGAGCTTACTGGAGCTCACTATACAGAACAGGCTACTTGAATGGCTGTTGGAAAGAATATTAGAGGGAAATAAGATCCCTGATCGTGATGATGAAGGTCAAGGCGTAATTCATTTGTGTGCTATCTTAGATTACACCTGGGCGATATTTCCGTATTCGTGGTCTGGTTTATCGATTGATTTTCGTGACAAATTTGGATGGACGGCTCTTCATTGGGCTGCTCACAATGGAAA GCAAAGATGCGTTGCATCTCTTCTATCTGCAGGGGCGAATCCGAATTTGGTGACGGATCCTACTTCAGAAAACCCTGCTGGATGCACTCCTGCTGACCTGGCATCCAAGAGTGGGTATGAGGGGTTAGCCGCTTTTCTGGCGGAAAAGGCATTATTAGCTCATTTTGAAGCCATGACATTAGCGGGAAATGTGAGTAGCTCGTTGCAGTGTACGATTCCGACTGATGATCATTCGGCCGCAAATGGCCCGGGTACTAACGTCACTGAAGAGGAGCAATATTTGAAGGATACACTGGCGGCGTATAGGCGGGCCGCTGATGCTGCCGCCCGTATACAGGCGGCATTCAGGGAACAATCATTCAAAATGAAAGCAAAGGCTGTTGAATTTGCGAATGCAGAAGATGAAGCACGATGTTTAATAGCGGCTATGAAGATTCAGCATGCTTATCGCAAACATGAAACTAAGAAGCAAATGAAAGCTGCTGTACATATACAACATAGGTTTCGTACATGGAAAATACGAAAAGATTTTCTAACTAAACGACGTCAAGTGAtcaaaattcaa GCATATTTTCGCGGTTTCCAAGTACGAAGGCAGTATAAGAAGATAATATGGTCAGTAGGAGTGTTAGAGAAGGCAATTATTCGTTGGCGTCTTAGACGAAAAGGCTTACGAGGTCTTCAAGTTGCTCCTAATAATGACGATAATGAGGAAAACGAGAAGGAAGAAAAAGTTGGTGAAGAGAACTTTTTCCATGCGAGTAGGAAACAAGCTGAAGAACGGGTTGAGAGATCCGTTATTCGGGTCCAAGCAATGTTTAGATCGAAAAAAGCTCAAGAAGAGTATAGAAAGATGAAGATCGCACTTAACGAATCATCT CTGGAGTATGAAGAGCTTTTTAATCCAGTTACTAGCATGGAATGA